The genomic window TTTACTTGTTTGATACTGGGGTTTATCGAACCATCAGGCCGATGGGGCCGCTGGACAGGCCGGAAGAAGTGGAAGGAATAGCTTGTGAGACGCTTGTATTCCAGGAGTTGAACGCCATCAATTCATATTTGGAATCCGGCTATAAAATATTTTATTGGCGGACCGCGGATGACATGGAAGTGGATTTTGTTCTGTACGGCGGCAAAGGCATCCTGGCTTTTGAAGTAAAAAGAACCGCAAAGGTATCCAGGGAAATGACCCGGGGGCTCAGGGCATTTCTCAAAGCCTATCCCATGGCCAAAGCCTGTCTGATCTATGGCGGTGAGCGCAGGTTAAGGGAAGATAATATTGAAATCATTCCCATTAACGAATTCTTGCTTTCCTTGCCTACCATGTTGAGTTAAAGTCTTGCGGCGCTGCGGCAGCGACTCGATTCTCAGTTAAAATTTGAATTTTGCACAAAGGATTTGGCGGAATTCGATCTGGAACGGGCATTCAAAGCAGTAGTTGCCGTTGCCACAGTCATTGGCAGCGAACGATCATGACTATCAAACGAGTTTCCTGTCCGTATGAAAAGACCATAACGGCGGCAACCTTTGCGAAGATTATTAATGCTAATCAATAATCGTGATGTTGTCAGAAAAAAATATTTCGTATAATATTGTTAGCCGAGGAAAATAATATGACATTAGAAAATTGGGATTGGCTCAGATTACCGGTTGTTTCTGCTGGTGCAGAGTATTTAGTAATGGGAAATTTAATGAGAAGAAATATATTGGCGTATAAAGCTCCTCAAAATAACGAAGGATACGATTTGATTTGTATCCATCCAGATCCTCGATATATAAAAAAGTCACACCAAAAAGCACAATTAAGAATACAAGTAAAAAGCCGCTATGCTACTGATTGTAATAAGGCATTTATAATTAGAGAAAAATCAATTGAAGCTTTTGACTATTTAATTGTGGTTTTTTTAAATATTGGAAAATATTTTGGGAAAAATATAGGAGATGTTGGCAAAAAAGAAGTTGAATACTATACCTTTCCGCAAGAATTTGTTAAAAAGCATCATTTAAAACAAGGAAATTGGGAAAAAATATTGTTAAAACCGTTACTTGAAGAAATTTATAAATATAAAAATGAAAAAGGATTTGAATTAATTGCAAGAAAATTAGGAATAATAATACCAATTAAAAACAGGAAAAATAAAAAGGCACGGCTAACAAGTCGTTTAAGCCGACTCGGCCAGCCACGGCATTAGGTTGGAATTTTATTATAGCTGGCCTCGCTGCTTAACTCCGTCGTTATGGCTGATTGGTCCCGTCTGAAACCGGGCCTTCGCCGGCGATGGCGCCGTTCTTGACCTGGACCGCGTAGACGATCTGAGTTTCCAGGTTCTTGGCCAGCAGCACCTGACAGTCGGGCCAGTGCCGGGACAAGCGGACGGCGGCGTAAAAGGCGATTTTTTCGAAATTGCCGGCGTTTTTGGAATCGCTGTTGAAGACGATCAGCGCCTTTTTTTCGGCGTCGAAGATGCGGAACGCGATCAACCCCTCGGTGCGCTTCAGGTAGGCCAGGGCGTCGGTTGGCAAGCCGCCGCTCTTGCTGCCGGTGATGGTCAGGATGAAAAAGACGATGACCACGACCAGCAGGCCGGCGGCCACGGCGTAGATCATGCGGTTCGATTTGCCGGGATTGATCCTCTTTATTTTTGTCCTGATCATGGTCGCGTGTCGCTCTCCAAATAGGAATAGGCTAACCCGGCCAGCAGGGCCGGGGCAATCTTGAGCACGTCCTCGTCGACGGCAAACGTCGGCGTGTGCAGGGCGCTGCCGTTGCCGCTGTCCAGGAAGAAGAGCAGCGACGGGACCAGCCGGCCATAGGCGGCGAAATCCTCGCCGACGGTCAGCGGTTCGGCGAGCACGACGTTGTTGCGGCCGAGGATCCTTTCGAAAACGGGCAGCAGCCGGTCATAGAGCTTGGCGTCATTGACCACGGCCGGGCTGGCCTTCTCGAAATCGAACCGGGTGGTGACGCCGAAGGCAATCTCCAGCCCCTTGAGGATCCGTTCCATGCCGGCGCGGATGGCATTTTCCGTCTCGGCGGAAAAGGTGCGCACCGTCCCCTCCATGTCCACCGTCTCGGCGATGACATTGCTGCGCACGCCGCCGTTGATCTTGCCGATGGACAGCACCGCCTTTTCGCCCGGGTCCTTGCTGCGGCTGATCAGGGTCTGGAACTGGCCGATGGCCGCGGCGGCAACGACGATGGCGTCGACGCCCTGGTGCGGGAAGGCGCCGTGGCTGGCCTTGCCCCGGATGCGGATGTAGACCGAGGCCACGTTGGCCATGATCGGCCCCGGCCGCAGGCTCACCCGGCCGGCCGCGAGGCCGGGCAGGACGTGCAGGGCCAGCAGGGCGTCCAGGCGGGGGTTTTCCAGGATGCCGGCAGCGATCAGCCTTTCGGCTCCTCCGGCTTCATCCTTGGCCGCCCCCTCCTCGCAGGGCTGGAAAATGAACACCACCGTGCCGGCCAGCCGGGCGCGGATTTCGGACAGCAGCCGGGCGCAGACCAGCAGGTTGGTCATGTGCACATCGTGGCCGCAGGCGTGCATCTGCCCCGGCTGGCGCGAGGCGAACGGCAGGCCGCTCGTCTCCTCAATGGGCAGGGCGTCCATGTCGGCGCGCAGGCCGATGACCGGGCCCGGCCGGCCGCCGCGCAGGACGGCCTTGATGCCGCTGCCAGCGATGGCGCTGGTTAGTTCCAGGTCCAATTTTTTAAGGTAAGCGGCCAAGAAAGCGGCCGTCTTTTTTTCCTGAAAGCACAGTTCGGGGATCTGGTGCAGCTCGCGGCGCAGCCCGACGCTTTCGGGGAACAGGGCGGTTGCTCGTTCCTTGAAAAGAAAGATAAAATCATCAG from Candidatus Aminicenantes bacterium includes these protein-coding regions:
- a CDS encoding M20 family metallopeptidase — translated: MKKNTLVAGLAVCFFFLPLFTADDFIFLFKERATALFPESVGLRRELHQIPELCFQEKKTAAFLAAYLKKLDLELTSAIAGSGIKAVLRGGRPGPVIGLRADMDALPIEETSGLPFASRQPGQMHACGHDVHMTNLLVCARLLSEIRARLAGTVVFIFQPCEEGAAKDEAGGAERLIAAGILENPRLDALLALHVLPGLAAGRVSLRPGPIMANVASVYIRIRGKASHGAFPHQGVDAIVVAAAAIGQFQTLISRSKDPGEKAVLSIGKINGGVRSNVIAETVDMEGTVRTFSAETENAIRAGMERILKGLEIAFGVTTRFDFEKASPAVVNDAKLYDRLLPVFERILGRNNVVLAEPLTVGEDFAAYGRLVPSLLFFLDSGNGSALHTPTFAVDEDVLKIAPALLAGLAYSYLESDTRP